The proteins below are encoded in one region of Fibrella aestuarina BUZ 2:
- a CDS encoding VOC family protein: MNNPLKIKGIDHSGVAANDVEQLADWYCEVFGYEKWFKHEKPVWMLKAPDGTLLEVMPKDHTARPERTTWTPGWSHLALRVENIDEAIAFLDTKGVRWGGSVINAIGGGKVRNLFDPDGNMLQIIQRAKE; the protein is encoded by the coding sequence ATGAATAATCCACTCAAAATAAAGGGTATCGACCACTCTGGCGTAGCGGCTAACGACGTCGAACAACTCGCCGATTGGTACTGCGAGGTGTTCGGCTACGAAAAGTGGTTCAAACACGAGAAACCCGTCTGGATGCTGAAAGCCCCCGACGGCACCCTGCTCGAAGTGATGCCCAAAGACCACACCGCCCGGCCCGAACGCACTACCTGGACACCCGGTTGGTCGCACTTGGCTCTACGCGTGGAAAACATCGACGAAGCCATCGCTTTCCTGGATACAAAAGGGGTTCGCTGGGGTGGTTCCGTCATTAACGCCATCGGTGGCGGCAAAGTCCGCAACCTGTTTGATCCCGACGGGAATATGTTACAAATCATTCAAAGAGCGAAAGAATGA
- a CDS encoding enoyl-CoA hydratase/isomerase family protein, with translation MYENLLYSVENGVCRITLNRPAVYNALSPGLIADITAAMTDAGADPAVRVVVLTGAGDKAFCSGADLKAGFAATAGNGGGLSLGTSLRETYHPMILAMRALPKPIVGRVNGVAAGAGCSLALACDVLLCADEAYFSQIFVNIGLMPDAGSTFFLPRLVGSLKAFELCSTGRRVYGPEAAQLGLVTRSVPTADLDRAVEETVGYYATAPTAAIGAMKKVLNQSLYSDLAHQLEQEAENQNALGQSTDAMEGIGAFLMKRPAKFQGQ, from the coding sequence ATGTACGAAAACCTGCTTTATAGCGTCGAAAACGGCGTCTGCCGCATTACCCTCAACCGACCGGCCGTCTACAATGCACTGAGTCCCGGCCTCATTGCCGACATCACAGCCGCCATGACCGACGCCGGCGCCGATCCGGCCGTCCGGGTGGTGGTGCTGACCGGCGCGGGCGACAAAGCCTTCTGCTCGGGGGCCGACCTTAAAGCGGGCTTTGCGGCAACGGCGGGCAACGGCGGCGGGTTATCGTTGGGTACGTCGCTACGGGAGACCTATCACCCCATGATTCTGGCGATGCGTGCGTTGCCGAAGCCCATCGTCGGGCGGGTCAATGGTGTGGCGGCGGGGGCAGGCTGTTCGCTGGCCCTGGCCTGCGACGTGTTGCTCTGTGCCGACGAGGCCTATTTCAGCCAGATTTTCGTGAACATCGGCCTCATGCCCGACGCTGGCTCGACCTTCTTTTTGCCCCGGCTCGTTGGCTCGCTCAAGGCGTTTGAGCTGTGCAGCACTGGCCGACGTGTTTATGGCCCAGAAGCGGCTCAGTTGGGGTTGGTCACCCGCTCGGTACCGACGGCCGATCTTGACCGCGCCGTGGAGGAAACGGTGGGCTATTACGCTACGGCACCTACGGCTGCGATTGGGGCGATGAAAAAAGTTTTGAATCAATCGCTCTATTCGGACCTGGCGCATCAACTGGAACAAGAAGCTGAAAACCAGAATGCTTTGGGGCAATCGACCGACGCAATGGAAGGCATCGGCGCGTTTCTGATGAAACGTCCTGCAAAATTTCAGGGCCAATGA
- a CDS encoding sodium:solute symporter family protein yields the protein MNQLKTLDYTAIVLYMLMMSGIGIFLGRFVKNINDYFKGGSGVSWIAGGISNFMTKFSTFIFVAYAGIAYSDGLVAITVLWSTIFPSLIAVFFFAKRWKRAGILSPVEFLETRYNAPIRQIFSWSGVAFKLLDDMIKLYSIGLFVTAASGIPFETAVIVCGIVVTLYTVVGGFWAVIVTDVVQFVILFFATLILVPLAYNAAGGFAHMQVVIPQNMTWFNGKKGMPLFLIAYYVLIIIRYSGNWTFIQRFYSAKNETDGQKLALLSAVLFFIFPVIFLFPPLAAKVILPKLENPEMAYVSLCLKLLPEGIMGLMIAAMFAATMSVLSAEYNVTASVLTRDIYQRVFRPNASGKESLLVGRLMTLLVGFLVTVGALFVGGFGGAFEANKLLAGVFAVPMIVPVIFGILMRKPQPWGALATLFLGTILGFVLNMNKAISWEAATLIEIAFCTVIFMASGFFPSRNVAYNQKVNAFFHKLTVPFMPEADSADQNVFKDAIKLMYGIAFGVTGLMFVIMGFPSRGLLSGQLALVAGVLCLVLAAFLWYQARTVAAMIKEDAPTETTVH from the coding sequence ATGAACCAGCTCAAAACCCTCGATTACACGGCCATTGTCCTGTATATGCTCATGATGTCGGGCATCGGAATTTTCCTGGGTCGCTTTGTGAAAAACATCAACGACTATTTCAAAGGGGGGAGTGGCGTTTCCTGGATTGCGGGTGGCATCAGCAACTTCATGACCAAGTTCAGCACCTTCATTTTCGTCGCCTACGCGGGTATTGCCTACTCCGATGGGCTGGTGGCCATTACGGTGCTATGGAGCACCATTTTTCCGTCGCTGATCGCGGTTTTCTTCTTCGCCAAACGCTGGAAACGAGCGGGCATTCTCAGTCCGGTCGAGTTTCTGGAAACCCGCTACAACGCACCCATCCGGCAGATTTTCTCGTGGAGTGGCGTGGCTTTCAAACTGCTCGACGACATGATCAAGCTGTATTCAATCGGCTTATTTGTGACGGCAGCGTCGGGTATTCCGTTCGAAACGGCCGTAATCGTGTGCGGTATCGTGGTTACGCTCTACACCGTAGTCGGTGGTTTCTGGGCGGTGATCGTGACCGACGTGGTTCAGTTTGTGATTCTGTTTTTTGCTACGCTGATCCTGGTGCCGCTGGCCTACAACGCGGCGGGTGGCTTTGCCCACATGCAGGTGGTCATCCCGCAAAACATGACCTGGTTTAATGGTAAAAAAGGCATGCCGCTTTTCCTGATTGCCTATTACGTGCTGATCATCATTCGGTACAGCGGCAACTGGACGTTTATTCAGCGGTTCTACAGTGCTAAAAACGAAACCGACGGCCAAAAATTAGCCCTCCTGTCGGCGGTACTCTTCTTCATTTTTCCGGTCATTTTCCTTTTCCCACCGCTGGCTGCCAAAGTCATACTGCCGAAGTTGGAAAATCCCGAAATGGCCTACGTAAGCCTTTGTCTCAAACTCCTGCCCGAAGGCATCATGGGCCTGATGATTGCCGCCATGTTTGCGGCCACTATGTCGGTGCTGAGTGCCGAATACAACGTAACAGCCAGCGTGCTGACTCGCGATATTTATCAGCGCGTGTTTCGCCCCAACGCCAGCGGTAAAGAATCGTTGCTTGTCGGTCGGCTCATGACCCTGCTCGTCGGGTTTCTGGTCACGGTGGGCGCTCTGTTCGTGGGCGGATTTGGCGGTGCGTTTGAAGCCAACAAACTACTGGCCGGCGTTTTCGCCGTGCCCATGATCGTGCCGGTCATTTTCGGCATTCTGATGCGGAAGCCGCAACCCTGGGGTGCGCTGGCCACTTTGTTCTTAGGGACCATTCTTGGCTTTGTACTGAACATGAACAAGGCGATCAGCTGGGAAGCGGCCACGCTCATCGAGATTGCGTTCTGTACGGTCATCTTCATGGCGTCGGGCTTCTTTCCTTCCAGAAATGTAGCTTACAACCAAAAGGTTAACGCCTTTTTTCATAAGCTGACTGTGCCCTTTATGCCCGAGGCCGACAGCGCCGATCAGAACGTTTTCAAAGATGCCATCAAGCTAATGTACGGCATCGCTTTCGGCGTAACGGGGCTGATGTTCGTCATCATGGGCTTTCCGTCGAGGGGCCTGTTGAGCGGACAACTGGCCCTGGTGGCCGGTGTGTTGTGCCTGGTGCTCGCCGCTTTTCTGTGGTATCAGGCCAGAACAGTAGCCGCTATGATCAAAGAGGATGCCCCCACGGAAACAACCGTACACTAA
- a CDS encoding glycosyltransferase family 2 protein — protein MEPYFTIVIPTTSSPANAPTQLADCLHALARQTLPAHQFEVVVVDDAANEDTAALVAAFARHAQIEARYLAQPKRAGLAAARNRGWHAARGRYLAFTDADCLPQPNWLSAAAVMFQRGAQVITGTLRTPGAPVVRSGQRAGVYRSAATPHDSSDFVAANCFIQKPILQRAGGFEESFDLAWRVDADLQFKLLEIGVPILKCPEAVVVRPYQPANWYTTLTNERQTRYDALLYKRHPDLFRQRVPRDEKLALRYYITVMSVLVGLVAALLGNVPVSLFSLLGFIALTTWLALERWPSGATSWRDAKVAILTALAIPFISAYWRLYGAVKYRVLYW, from the coding sequence ATGGAACCCTACTTTACGATCGTCATTCCAACTACGTCGAGTCCTGCCAACGCCCCTACCCAACTCGCCGATTGCCTGCATGCGCTTGCCCGACAAACCCTGCCTGCCCATCAGTTTGAAGTGGTGGTTGTGGATGATGCGGCCAACGAGGATACGGCTGCGCTGGTAGCCGCCTTTGCGCGCCACGCCCAGATTGAAGCGCGTTATCTGGCTCAACCCAAACGGGCCGGGCTGGCCGCCGCCCGCAACCGGGGCTGGCATGCCGCACGGGGCCGGTATCTGGCCTTTACCGATGCCGACTGCCTGCCGCAGCCCAACTGGTTATCGGCGGCGGCGGTCATGTTTCAGCGGGGGGCGCAGGTCATCACAGGTACGTTGCGCACGCCGGGCGCTCCCGTGGTCCGCTCGGGGCAGCGGGCCGGTGTGTACCGCTCAGCCGCCACGCCCCACGACAGCAGCGACTTTGTAGCAGCCAACTGTTTTATTCAGAAGCCCATTCTGCAACGCGCCGGGGGGTTTGAGGAATCCTTTGATCTGGCCTGGCGCGTCGACGCCGATCTTCAGTTTAAGTTGCTCGAAATCGGCGTTCCGATCCTGAAGTGCCCCGAGGCGGTGGTGGTTCGCCCCTACCAGCCCGCCAACTGGTATACCACCCTGACCAACGAACGGCAAACCCGTTACGACGCGCTGCTTTACAAACGCCACCCCGACCTGTTCCGGCAGCGGGTCCCGCGCGACGAGAAACTCGCCCTGCGCTATTACATCACAGTTATGAGTGTGCTGGTTGGCCTGGTGGCCGCGCTGCTGGGCAACGTACCTGTGTCCTTGTTTTCGCTGCTCGGGTTTATCGCCCTCACGACCTGGCTGGCCCTGGAGAGATGGCCATCGGGGGCTACTTCGTGGCGCGACGCCAAAGTCGCCATCCTGACGGCGCTCGCCATTCCGTTTATCTCGGCCTACTGGCGCCTATACGGCGCGGTCAAATACCGGGTTCTATACTGGTAA
- a CDS encoding RraA family protein, producing MNGNGQAVASSPFPIAVAEMRERYLRLYTGAVNDVLRFNYNMHATSLPPDFAPLRESMKMAGLAFTVKGGPDITTDGEFEMRAQMLEDLHADSVVVWDCTGDCVTSQWGEVMTMAAQKAGCQGAVVNGIRDTQAILELGFPVFHKYKANTGMLGRFRMHHYQKPVLMGEVTVKPGDWVFGDIDGVISIPQHIAYDVLLAAEKILHKEDEIREMVESGMKPTDVVKNGGYF from the coding sequence ATGAACGGCAACGGCCAAGCGGTTGCTTCATCGCCTTTTCCGATTGCTGTCGCCGAGATGCGCGAACGCTATTTACGGCTCTACACAGGGGCTGTCAACGATGTGCTCCGGTTCAACTACAACATGCACGCCACCAGTTTGCCGCCCGACTTTGCGCCCCTGCGCGAATCGATGAAAATGGCCGGGCTAGCCTTTACCGTGAAAGGTGGCCCCGACATCACGACCGACGGGGAGTTTGAAATGCGTGCCCAGATGCTCGAAGACCTGCACGCCGACTCGGTCGTTGTCTGGGATTGTACGGGCGACTGCGTCACCTCCCAATGGGGCGAGGTGATGACCATGGCCGCACAAAAGGCCGGTTGCCAGGGCGCGGTCGTCAACGGCATCCGCGACACGCAGGCCATTCTGGAACTTGGCTTTCCGGTCTTTCACAAGTACAAAGCCAACACGGGCATGCTCGGCCGTTTCCGGATGCACCACTACCAGAAACCTGTGCTGATGGGTGAGGTGACCGTGAAGCCCGGCGACTGGGTCTTCGGCGATATCGACGGGGTCATCTCGATTCCGCAACACATCGCGTATGACGTGCTGCTGGCGGCCGAGAAAATTCTGCACAAGGAAGACGAAATTCGGGAGATGGTCGAAAGCGGTATGAAACCGACAGACGTGGTTAAAAACGGCGGGTATTTCTGA
- a CDS encoding SDR family oxidoreductase yields MNSPTSIRDAGRRIAGRVIFITGASGGIGKATALQLLENGAKVFDFSRTRQLTDEVTHDNLRSFRGDVSIEADVQAGFAACLDAFGTVDVLLNNAGMGVLTTDLSITELDAYEQMMNVNMRGVFLCNREALKVMKPKKSGHILTVISMAGQRTNPNAPVYAASKFGARGLSSGLADQVIKEGIKVTDINPGPTDSDYWGDRKVPREKFLTVDDVANVITFVLNQPDYVVIREINFDNMNFLAG; encoded by the coding sequence ATGAATTCCCCTACTTCCATCCGGGACGCCGGCCGCCGGATAGCCGGTCGAGTCATTTTCATCACCGGCGCGTCGGGCGGCATTGGCAAGGCCACGGCCCTGCAACTGCTCGAAAACGGTGCGAAAGTTTTTGACTTCAGCCGCACCCGTCAGCTTACCGACGAGGTCACGCACGACAACCTGCGCTCGTTCAGGGGCGACGTCAGCATCGAAGCCGACGTACAAGCTGGGTTTGCCGCCTGCCTCGACGCTTTCGGCACCGTCGACGTGCTGCTCAACAATGCGGGCATGGGCGTGCTGACGACCGACTTATCCATAACCGAACTGGATGCCTACGAACAGATGATGAACGTGAACATGCGGGGCGTGTTTCTCTGCAACCGCGAAGCGCTGAAGGTGATGAAGCCGAAAAAATCGGGCCACATCCTGACCGTGATCTCGATGGCCGGGCAGCGCACCAACCCCAATGCTCCCGTCTACGCCGCCTCGAAGTTCGGTGCCCGTGGCCTCAGCAGCGGCCTCGCCGATCAGGTAATCAAAGAAGGCATCAAAGTGACCGACATAAACCCCGGCCCAACGGACAGCGATTACTGGGGCGACCGCAAGGTACCCCGCGAAAAGTTTTTGACAGTGGACGACGTCGCCAACGTGATCACGTTTGTGCTCAACCAACCGGATTATGTGGTGATCCGTGAAATCAATTTCGACAATATGAATTTTCTGGCAGGATGA
- a CDS encoding zinc-dependent alcohol dehydrogenase, translating into MKALQFTGNKSFDLQDVDVQPPLPGEVRLKVAYCGVCGTDVHIYHGAMAQRLSLPQVIGHEVSAEIDAVGEGVTGWQPGDRVTVRPLKPGKEMPIDNGVQHIGQNLKFIGIDAPGGMQQYWNVPAYTLHRLPDNLPLTIGAMVEPLAVACHDVRLGEVKTGENVVIIGGGPIGMLIALVTKQKGANVLISEVNEARLQLAKSMGLATVNPKETDLLAHVEDFTNGAMADVVFEVSGVQAGVAVMTQLPRVRGRIVMVAIHAEPKAVDLFRFFWRELKLIGARVYEPEDFEEAISLAASNTLPLDKLITQVVPLTDAQNVFEAIDQNPAGMKYLLDIQ; encoded by the coding sequence ATGAAAGCTCTCCAGTTTACCGGTAACAAATCATTTGATCTGCAGGACGTTGACGTGCAGCCGCCATTGCCCGGTGAGGTCCGCCTGAAAGTGGCCTACTGTGGCGTATGCGGCACCGACGTGCATATTTACCACGGCGCTATGGCCCAGCGGCTCAGCCTGCCGCAAGTCATTGGCCACGAAGTATCGGCCGAGATCGATGCGGTTGGCGAAGGGGTTACCGGCTGGCAACCCGGCGACCGCGTGACGGTTCGGCCGCTGAAACCAGGTAAGGAAATGCCCATTGACAACGGCGTTCAACATATCGGACAGAACCTGAAATTCATCGGTATCGACGCCCCTGGCGGTATGCAACAATACTGGAACGTACCTGCGTATACATTACACCGGTTGCCCGACAACCTGCCCCTGACGATTGGTGCTATGGTTGAGCCGCTGGCGGTGGCCTGTCACGATGTACGGCTGGGCGAGGTAAAAACGGGCGAGAACGTCGTCATTATCGGTGGAGGGCCAATCGGGATGCTTATTGCGCTGGTGACTAAACAGAAAGGGGCCAACGTCCTGATCTCGGAAGTTAACGAAGCGCGGCTCCAACTCGCTAAGTCGATGGGGCTGGCGACAGTCAACCCCAAAGAGACCGATCTGCTCGCCCATGTAGAGGATTTTACCAACGGGGCCATGGCTGATGTCGTCTTTGAGGTATCGGGTGTGCAAGCCGGGGTTGCCGTAATGACCCAGTTACCCCGAGTACGTGGCCGAATTGTAATGGTCGCCATCCATGCCGAACCTAAAGCCGTCGACCTGTTCCGCTTTTTCTGGCGCGAGTTAAAATTGATTGGTGCTCGGGTTTACGAACCAGAAGATTTTGAGGAAGCCATTTCGCTGGCTGCGTCAAATACGTTGCCACTCGATAAGCTTATTACGCAGGTGGTCCCGCTAACCGATGCCCAAAACGTGTTCGAGGCTATTGACCAGAACCCGGCGGGCATGAAATACTTGTTAGACATTCAATAA
- a CDS encoding heparinase II/III domain-containing protein produces the protein MAVFLSDIERTQILDGLQSSHPLLGRFHAALRKRVYERVATKGLLGPASTVAWYYPAAEYLSDAAMLYALEPDDKLANWLRTVTLDIARTPAYDWAGPAFRDHSEPLTGHLETAHLCWALSAVYDLARHAFPETEQAEIRQALTEKGIVLCRRWIDKNAHLANWRGILLSGVLVSAVVLDEQELINQYVSEWQRCALAFQPDGSYGESLQYGNYLAFALMLAYESLSRTYPEKAALLDVGTYGKGIRWVASSMFYAKPLADNGSGFWGTEPRARAANFNDSAALFRPSGDLLLHLAVRGQNEEEKQLARGLFATYYEPGERRPGPTQGPHELATFGMNNDWGFLTLPLLTHETRSTTPQEAGLPLTTAFSNGHTFMRDAWDGRTIVAINGGGEELHGPGHLHGDLNSFILVHNRERLLVDPGHSCYRNLIHGLESSTQTHNTCTFLVEAETLGLQEDKAKATMLEQKSVLPRRMLVNGVPAPAVDRKNRRLLVDRDEVVSVVGSEIGGACGAPIQRFSRFWLMAGAHVLFVVDRIEASQPVTTVWNWLVNNRDGQARVDTQPTCLAVRRSEAGMKLFHGGQGTIGHPVYAYVHDAYHVEPNQYGEGKPGSGLLYRWTESTSATARTVVHAIALDDAITLERWSLTVAEKAFTLSNGQKKWTLIVQDEAGNHLSMVSGHGRRWDVVRQENDLYTLNRVLPNE, from the coding sequence ATGGCCGTTTTTTTATCCGATATCGAACGTACCCAGATCCTGGACGGACTACAAAGCAGCCATCCGTTGCTTGGCCGCTTCCATGCGGCGCTGCGCAAACGCGTTTATGAGCGGGTGGCCACTAAAGGGTTACTCGGGCCGGCGTCAACGGTGGCCTGGTATTACCCGGCGGCTGAATACCTGTCGGACGCGGCCATGTTGTACGCCCTGGAGCCCGATGACAAGCTGGCGAACTGGCTACGGACCGTTACGCTCGACATTGCCCGTACACCCGCTTACGATTGGGCCGGTCCCGCCTTCCGCGACCATAGCGAACCGCTGACGGGCCACCTCGAAACAGCCCATTTATGCTGGGCGCTGAGTGCCGTCTATGATCTGGCCCGCCATGCTTTTCCGGAAACAGAACAGGCCGAAATCCGGCAGGCCCTGACCGAAAAAGGCATTGTGCTTTGTCGGCGGTGGATCGACAAAAATGCCCATCTGGCCAACTGGCGGGGCATCCTGCTATCGGGCGTATTGGTGTCGGCAGTGGTGCTTGACGAGCAGGAGTTGATCAATCAATACGTGTCGGAATGGCAACGGTGCGCGCTGGCGTTCCAGCCCGACGGCTCGTATGGCGAGTCATTGCAGTACGGCAATTACCTGGCGTTTGCCCTCATGCTGGCCTACGAATCGCTGAGCCGAACGTACCCGGAGAAAGCCGCCCTGCTCGATGTGGGTACGTATGGAAAAGGTATTCGCTGGGTGGCCAGCAGCATGTTCTACGCTAAACCCCTCGCCGATAACGGAAGCGGTTTCTGGGGTACCGAACCCCGCGCCCGCGCCGCCAATTTCAACGATAGCGCAGCCCTGTTCCGCCCCTCCGGCGATCTGTTGTTGCACCTGGCCGTTCGGGGGCAAAACGAGGAAGAAAAGCAGCTGGCACGTGGCCTGTTCGCCACCTATTACGAACCCGGCGAGCGTCGCCCCGGTCCTACGCAGGGACCGCACGAACTGGCTACGTTTGGGATGAACAACGATTGGGGCTTCTTAACCCTGCCGCTGTTGACCCACGAAACAAGATCAACTACTCCGCAGGAAGCCGGATTGCCGCTAACAACTGCGTTCAGCAACGGCCACACGTTTATGCGCGATGCCTGGGATGGCCGAACTATTGTAGCCATTAACGGTGGGGGAGAGGAGCTGCACGGCCCTGGTCATCTGCATGGTGATCTGAACAGTTTCATCCTCGTACATAACCGCGAACGACTGCTGGTTGACCCCGGCCATAGCTGCTACCGCAACCTGATTCACGGGCTGGAAAGCAGCACGCAAACGCACAATACGTGTACATTTCTCGTAGAAGCCGAAACACTGGGCTTGCAGGAAGATAAGGCCAAAGCCACTATGCTGGAACAGAAAAGCGTGCTGCCTCGCCGGATGCTGGTCAACGGCGTCCCCGCTCCGGCTGTCGACAGGAAAAACCGTCGATTGCTTGTCGACCGCGACGAGGTGGTCTCGGTTGTCGGCTCAGAGATTGGCGGGGCGTGTGGCGCGCCTATCCAGCGCTTTTCGCGTTTCTGGCTCATGGCGGGTGCCCACGTCTTATTTGTCGTTGACCGAATTGAAGCAAGCCAACCCGTTACAACAGTCTGGAATTGGCTCGTCAATAATCGCGACGGTCAGGCAAGGGTCGACACGCAACCCACATGCCTGGCCGTCCGGCGAAGCGAAGCAGGGATGAAGTTGTTTCATGGCGGACAGGGTACAATAGGGCATCCGGTGTATGCGTACGTTCATGATGCTTATCACGTTGAACCCAATCAGTATGGTGAAGGAAAACCCGGCAGTGGCTTGCTCTATCGCTGGACGGAATCGACATCAGCAACCGCCCGGACGGTCGTTCACGCCATTGCCCTCGACGACGCCATCACCTTGGAGCGTTGGTCGTTAACCGTGGCAGAAAAAGCGTTTACGCTGTCGAACGGGCAGAAAAAATGGACGCTGATCGTGCAAGATGAAGCGGGCAATCATCTGTCGATGGTGTCGGGGCATGGTCGGCGGTGGGACGTAGTTCGACAAGAAAATGATCTGTACACCCTGAACCGAGTCTTACCCAATGAATAA